The Nycticebus coucang isolate mNycCou1 chromosome 8, mNycCou1.pri, whole genome shotgun sequence genome has a window encoding:
- the LOC128592071 gene encoding securin-like — translation MATLIFVDKENGEPATRVAPKDGLKLKSRHSVKALDGRSQVSTPLVGKMFDAPSALPKAARKALGTVNRTTEKSVKTNGPLKQKQLNFPAKKVIEKTTEAKSSVPAADDTYPEIEKFFPFNPLDFESFDLPEEHQIADLPLNGVPLMILDEERNFEKLLKLGPPSPVKMLAPPWESDPLQSPSSILSTLDVELPPVCYDIDT, via the coding sequence ATGGCTACTCTGATTTTTGTCGATAAGGAAAATGGAGAACCAGCCACACGTGTGGCTCCTAAAGATGGGCTGAAGTTGAAGTCTAGACATTCAGTCAAAGCTTTAGATGGGAGATCTCAGGTTTCAACACCACTTGTTGGCAAAATGTTTGATGCTCCGTCAGCCTTACCTAAAGCTGCCAGAAAGGCTTTGGGAACTGTCAACAGAACTACAGAAAAGTCAGTAAAGACTAATGGACCCCTCAAACAAAAACAGCTAAACTTCCCTGCAAAAAAGGTGATTGAGAAGACCACTGAAGCAAAAAGCTCTGTTCCTGCCGCAGATGACACCtatccagaaatagaaaaattctttcctttcaaTCCTCTAGATTTTGAGAGTTTTGACCTGCCCGAAGAGCACCAGATTGCAGACCTCCCCTTGAATGGAGTGCCTCTCATGATTCTTGATGAGGAGAGAAATTTTGAAAAGCTGTTAAAGCTGGGTCCCCCTTCACCTGTGAAGATGCTCGCTCCACCATGGGAATCTGATCCGTTGCAGTCTCCTTCAAGCATTCTGTCGACCTTGGATGTTGAGTTGCCACCTGTTTGCTATGACATAGATACTTGA